One window of Agromyces rhizosphaerae genomic DNA carries:
- a CDS encoding PTS sugar transporter subunit IIA: MSDQVLSPGNVRLAAAPADREEAIRAAGGVLVEAGAVTPAYVDAMLEREQSVSTYMGNLLAIPHGTNESKDAILRSALSFTRYDQPVDWGGDEVRFVVGIAGVGDEHLDILSRIAIVFSDEDEVERLLLADGADALYAILEEVNG, translated from the coding sequence ATGAGCGACCAGGTGCTGTCACCCGGGAACGTCCGACTCGCCGCCGCGCCGGCCGACCGCGAGGAGGCCATCCGCGCCGCGGGCGGTGTCCTCGTGGAGGCCGGCGCGGTCACTCCCGCGTACGTCGACGCGATGCTCGAGCGCGAGCAGTCGGTGTCGACCTACATGGGCAACCTGCTGGCGATCCCGCACGGGACGAACGAGTCGAAGGACGCGATCCTGCGGTCGGCGCTCTCGTTCACGCGCTACGACCAGCCCGTCGACTGGGGCGGGGACGAGGTGCGCTTCGTGGTCGGGATCGCGGGGGTCGGCGACGAGCACCTCGACATCCTGTCGCGGATCGCGATCGTCTTCTCCGACGAGGACGAGGTCGAGCGACTGCTCCTCGCGGACGGCGCCGACGCCCTCTACGCGATCCTCGAGGAGGTCAACGGCTGA
- a CDS encoding mannitol-1-phosphate 5-dehydrogenase produces MKAVHFGAGNIGRGFVGLLLHEAGYEVVFADVNAELIDALAAADSYEVHAVGASSTTTRVDGFRAVNSATDPERVVSEIASADVLTTAVGPTILRFIAPHLLAGLRARPAELPPLQVMACENAINATDVLHDETAALCTPAEWTKLAGRAVFANTAVDRIVPGQDPDAGLDVTVETFFEWAIERTPFGDDVPAIPGAHFVDDLAPYIERKLFTVNTGHASIAYFGFIAGYERIAEALADPVVEAAVAGVLEETSALLVAKHEFAEEAQTRYRETILERFRNEALPDTVERVGRQPLRKLGRHERFVGPAAELSERGMAPRALLDAMAAALRFDVPADEQSVELQRMLRERDAEAIVADVTGLAPTHALFAPIVERVRERQQA; encoded by the coding sequence ATGAAGGCCGTCCACTTCGGCGCCGGGAACATCGGCCGCGGCTTCGTGGGGCTGCTGCTCCACGAGGCCGGGTACGAGGTGGTGTTCGCCGACGTGAACGCCGAGCTGATCGATGCGCTCGCGGCGGCGGACTCCTACGAGGTCCACGCCGTGGGCGCGTCGTCGACCACGACCCGGGTCGACGGCTTCCGCGCGGTCAACAGCGCGACGGATCCCGAGCGGGTCGTGAGCGAGATCGCGTCGGCCGACGTGCTCACCACCGCGGTGGGGCCCACCATCCTGCGCTTCATCGCGCCGCACCTGCTCGCCGGGCTGCGCGCGCGCCCGGCGGAACTGCCGCCGCTGCAGGTCATGGCCTGCGAGAACGCGATCAACGCGACCGACGTGCTCCACGACGAGACCGCCGCGCTCTGCACTCCGGCAGAGTGGACGAAGCTGGCCGGGCGCGCGGTGTTCGCGAACACCGCGGTCGATCGCATCGTGCCCGGTCAGGACCCCGACGCAGGGCTCGACGTGACCGTCGAGACGTTCTTCGAGTGGGCGATCGAGCGCACGCCGTTCGGCGACGACGTGCCCGCCATCCCCGGCGCGCACTTCGTCGACGACCTGGCGCCGTACATCGAGCGCAAGCTCTTCACCGTGAACACCGGCCACGCGTCGATCGCGTACTTCGGCTTCATCGCCGGGTACGAGCGCATCGCCGAGGCCCTCGCCGACCCGGTCGTCGAGGCCGCGGTCGCGGGCGTGCTCGAGGAGACCTCGGCGCTGCTGGTCGCCAAGCACGAGTTCGCCGAGGAGGCGCAGACGCGCTACCGCGAGACGATCCTGGAACGGTTCCGCAACGAGGCGCTGCCCGACACGGTCGAGCGGGTCGGGCGCCAGCCGCTGCGCAAGCTCGGCCGGCACGAGCGCTTCGTCGGGCCCGCGGCCGAGCTGTCGGAGCGCGGCATGGCGCCGCGCGCGCTGCTCGACGCGATGGCGGCCGCGCTGCGGTTCGACGTGCCGGCCGACGAGCAGAGCGTCGAGCTCCAGCGGATGCTGCGCGAGCGCGACGCCGAGGCGATCGTCGCCGACGTGACCGGGCTCGCGCCGACCCACGCCCTCTTCGCGCCGATCGTCGAGCGCGTGCGCGAGCGCCAGCAGGCGTGA
- the infA gene encoding translation initiation factor IF-1, with protein MAKKDGVIEIEGSVVEALPNAMFRVELTNGHKVLAHISGKMRQHYIRILPEDRVIVELSPYDLTRGRIVYRYK; from the coding sequence ATGGCCAAGAAAGACGGTGTCATCGAGATCGAAGGTTCGGTCGTCGAGGCTCTCCCGAACGCCATGTTCCGGGTCGAGCTGACGAACGGGCACAAGGTGCTCGCCCACATCTCGGGCAAGATGCGTCAGCACTACATCCGCATCCTCCCCGAGGACCGCGTGATCGTGGAGCTGAGCCCCTACGATCTGACCCGCGGCCGCATCGTCTACCGCTACAAGTAG
- the rpmJ gene encoding 50S ribosomal protein L36, whose protein sequence is MKVNPSVKPICDHCKVIRRNGRVMVICKSNPRHKQRQG, encoded by the coding sequence ATGAAGGTCAATCCCTCCGTCAAGCCCATCTGCGACCACTGCAAGGTCATTCGCCGCAACGGTCGCGTCATGGTCATCTGCAAGTCGAACCCGCGCCACAAGCAGCGCCAGGGCTGA